A single window of Dermacentor albipictus isolate Rhodes 1998 colony chromosome 1, USDA_Dalb.pri_finalv2, whole genome shotgun sequence DNA harbors:
- the LOC135899315 gene encoding histone deacetylase 8-like, with protein sequence MYESLYSSVFCNDDDNGQASATSIPSVESPELTSVTALQNTAPETCVSATARNTRVGYVHSPAHLFECERLPRVRRRCLLVHGLLKCYNLLKSLRAIHPLVASRDDLCLFHSADYVDFLEYCEAAKDLDTDDILSRAHEYSLVDDCAPTQRLLTLVKHIAGGTLAAARAISEKTCDVAIHWEGGWHHAHRSEAAGFCYVNDVVLGILELRRKFERVLYIDLDVHHGDGVEEAFAGTDKVMTVSVHQYEPGFYPGTGAVNDIGFGLGRGYSINLPLRRGASDSTFVRVVTTVIDEVRERYKPDAVVCQCGADGLSGDPLGAWNLTPDAFVQCVRLVQSWGLPLLLLGGGGYAAANAARCWTVVTAALLGRKLEEDIPEHCFLMKYGPGYELSLEPGFRRDLNDAAYIDSLLQVVMRQVDLIGAA encoded by the coding sequence ATGTATGAAAGCTTGTATTCCAGTGTTTTCTGCAACGATGACGACAATGGTCAAGCAAGTGCAACGAGCATCCCAAGTGTCGAATCACCTGAATTAACCTCTGTTACTGCTCTCCAAAACACGGCCCCTGAAACGTGCGTGTCGGCGACTGCAAGAAACACTCGCGTCGGCTACGTCCACAGTCCAGCTCATCTATTTGAGTGCGAAAGGTTACCGCGCGTTCGTCGACGCTGTCTTCTCGTACACGGACTTCTCAAGTGCTACAATCTGCTCAAGTCCTTGCGCGCTATTCATCCGCTGGTGGCCAGTCGCGATGATCTTTGCCTGTTTCATTCTGCAGACTACGTCGACTTTCTAGAGTATTGCGAAGCGGCAAAAGACCTTGACACTGACGATATTTTAAGTCGTGCCCATGAATACAGCCTTGTCGATGACTGTGCCCCGACACAACGACTCCTAACTCTAGTGAAGCACATCGCAGGTGGCACCTTAGCAGCTGCTAGAGCCATCTCTGAAAAAACTTGCGATGTTGCTATACATTGGGAGGGTGGTTGGCACCACGCACATAGAAGCGAAGCAGCTGGCTTCTGCTACGTTAATGACGTCGTCCTTGGGATATTGGAACTGCGTCGTAAGTTCGAACGAGTTTTGTACATCGATCTAGACGTTCATCACGGTGACGGAGTTGAGGAGGCTTTCGCAGGCACTGACAAAGTCATGACTGTGTCGGTTCATCAGTACGAGCCTGGTTTCTACCCTGGTACAGGTGCAGTTAATGACATTGGGTTTGGCTTGGGTCGTGGTTACTCGATAAACTTGCCGCTTCGGAGGGGTGCTAGCGATTCTACTTTTGTGCGTGTGGTAACAACTGTGATCGACGAGGTCAGAGAGCGGTACAAGCCTGACGCTGTTGTTTGCCAGTGTGGAGCGGACGGATTGTCCGGTGATCCGCTCGGGGCTTGGAATCTGACCCCGGACGCATTCGTGCAGTGCGTTCGTCTAGTGCAAAGCTGGgggctgccgctgctgcttctcggtggaGGCGGCTACGCGGCTGCCAACGCTGCACGCTGCTGGACCGTAGTTACCGCGGCGCTATTGGGCCGGAAGCTGGAGGAAGACATTCCTGAACACTGCTTCCTTATGAAGTACGGTCCTGGCTACGAGCTTAGCCTAGAGCCCGGCTTTCGTCGTGACCTGAATGATGCCGCGTACATCGACAGCCTGCTGCAAGTTGTGATGAGACAAGTAGACCTAATTGGAGCAGCCTAA